The genomic window TTTCCATGTTATGTAGGAACAATGATGTTCTTTGCTagcaaaatgagaagagcaaggtCTGCATTTCCACCAACTCGCTGCAAAGCTCCAAGAGCTTCTCGCAGAGTAAAACCCGCACGGAGGATGCGGTCCACATCCGCAGCAGGGAAAAGGTGGCTGGGGAGAAGTGAGGGGATTGATGCCAGGGGCCTGTCAAGCTGTTCGAGTCCGTGGAGGGGCCTAGTGGCTTCAGGACAGATGACATTTCCCCTGATTTCAGGCATTCCTGTCACCAGGTCGTGAGGGTCCTGAGAGAGGCCTAGTGGGATGAAAGCGGACGGCGAGGCCTCCGTCTGCTGAGAAGTGGGAAGGATGGGACCGCCCTCAGTGGCCACATATTCAGGTGAGACATCTGGCCCTCCTGAGTTTAGGTGACCTGGTGTCTCCACAGAGGTCCCTGGGAAAGAAGAGCTTTCCCTCCCCATTTCCTGTGACTTGTGGCCAGCCCCAGGAGCAGCTGCCAGGCTTTCATCCAAATTTCCACTGATCCCGCTCTCCCCTCTGGCTGATCTCTTGGCCTTCACTAGGACAGATTTCACCTCACAGGAAGAGCCTTGAGAGTTCTGCTCTAGTCTGGAAGATGTTGAAAGATGCTGACTTAGAGATGACTTCTCAGCTATCTGCCTCCTGTCAGGTCGGGCTTCAGCTGCCATTTCCTGGGGACAGACCACTTCTTCTGAAACGAGATTTCCTGGAGATTCTTGACAACTAATGACCAAAAGTTGGTGAAGCTCCTTCAGAGCAGCCGTCACAGATAAACACGATTCCTCTGTGGGTCCTGCAGGGTTGGTGGAAGCCTGCTCATCAGCAGACAGGCTTAATGAAGGGTGAGTCTCCCTTAATAAATATAATGATTCACTATTGGTTTCTGACATTTCAACATTATTTTCTGGGGGCTGCAAATCAATAGTTGCCACAGGATTACCCAAAGCTACATTAGAGGGATGATGCAGTGAGGCCTCAACTTTCACCCACGGGTTATCTGCAGTGAGGTCAGATGCCCCGGCATTCTGACTGCCTGCCAGGCTACAGAGGGCTCTCTGTTGGGACTGTTGGATCACATCGACCTCCATGATTGTTTCGGTGCAGGAGCTGCCAAACGATGCTGAAGAGGGCACAGTATCTTCTGGAGGTGGAGGGCCTGGTTTCTGCTGCTCGTCTCCTTGGTCCTCGGCTTGTAAACCAACAGATTTcagtggggtggggggcaggctTGGCCGCATTTCGGTGATCCAGGGGAGTCGGGGGCTGTCCGCTTCAGTCCACTGTTCAACCTCGGGCTGTTCATTGGCTGGCTGGGTGTGTTGTTGGGGGCCAGTTTCCGGACTTGGATCCTGGCAAGGTGAACGCGGACCCTTCTTCCCTAGAAATGTTTGTGGAGGGGGCACCTGAGTGGCTAGGACAGGCAGATCCTTTTGTTCTCTATCAGGATGCGCTTTGATGCTTTCCTGAGCAGGAGATTTCTTCAGATTATCCATCATGATTGTTTCTTTTGATGAATCCCAGAGAGTGGTAGCTGACCTCAGACAGCCTGCAGGTTGGTCTTCCATGGTGCTGTGGGACGAGGCCTCAGCAGGGAGGTCCGGGAAAGGAGGAGAACGTTCGTTCTTGTCCGAGGCTCCCTGGGATTCAGCTCTCACAGCGCTTGGATCCGTGATCTCTCGTGGGCTGGGTTTGTAGGAGCAGATGGAAGCAGGAGCAGAGACAGAGCAATCAAGACTGACAGGGTGACTGATCTTAGAACTTAATCCTGAAGAATGGGCTTCACTGTCAGATCCACCGCAAGCTGGTAATGACGATGTTCCCAGTGAGGTAGTTTCTTTATCACTTTTCTCTACATGGGAAAAAAGTAAGATGGAGCTTATTAgcaaatgtgaaaaagaaattcTACTAATCTCAAAGTGAAAAGATTAGGTGGAAATGAGTGCTTCCTAAAATAAATTAGTTCAATCTAATATTATATATTCAAATTATCattaacaaatattaataatgatccACGCCCAGGGCCAAAGCGACATGTCTGCCCAGCCTGGTGGCCATTTGGTGCTTAGAAGTCAAGGTGAGATTGGGATGACAAACTGTGTGGAGAAAGGATGATAAGACTTGTTCAGGGACCTTCAGAGGCAACGTTTGGTGCAGTGGGTCAGGTCAAGACAAGCCAAATTTATAAATTCCACCACTACCAGCAGGGTGACTCAAGGCCAACTCATGTAATCTCTCGGTCTCATCctcaaaatgggaataacatcATCTACCTGCTGGGGCTACTGTGAGAATCCAATAAAATAATCTATGTAAAAAGCTTTATAAACTATAAGAGTGTCACTGCAATGTAAGCTAACATGAGCTATTTAACTAACTTTGGTCTCCATCATGTACCACATCAGCAATGAAGAGTCAGCCTtagaagaaatgtaaataaagatGAGGCTAAACCTATTCCTACAAAATAATGAAAGTTTAAAGATATATCAGGcaattattttatacattaatTTAACACATCAGGGAGGCATCAAGACATAGTGGTTAGAGATCTGGCCTGGGAGTCTCGGGGACctgctctgtgctaggcactggggagacAAGGACAAAGGGAAAACTGAGCCCGCTCCCTCAGAGTGTCTAGTTTCCCACAGGATATGTGTAGAtgtaaataggaacaaaaaaagaaaaaggtagttTTTGCTGGGGACAAGGAGGTGGGGATGAAGTCAAAATGCTTAAGTGGACCTTTGAAGGAGACTAGGAATTCTAAGGAGGTTGAGATCTGTGTTCTGGGCATGGGGGTGGCCCATGTCATGCATGACAAAGTGACAGGAGATGGAGGGCCAGGTAGGCTGGGCCACAAAGGGTATCAAGGGGCAAGAGTGTATAACGGCACTGGAGGGGATTTGAAGGGATGTTAGGATAGACTTGGAAAGGTCCAAAGGAGAAGctcccattttattcattttacaggaACCACTAGTCTTGACTAAATATGGAAGTTGCCTGTTCAGAACTGggccttaggaaagtcattttggcAGTGATGAGGATGGATAGCAGGGAAGAGCTGAGAGGCTGTTTAAACAGTCCAGGCTGAGGGGTGAAGAAGGCCTGAAATAAGGTCAGGGGACACTATGGGAGAGGAGAGCATtgtttggaggtagaaatgacaagactgaGCATCTCCATGAGGATGAGGATGACTTATCAGAAGTTATGAACCTAGGAGACAGAGCTGCACCCTCAACATGAATCAGGAAAGTCAAGGAGAGCAAGTTTCTGGGGCAGAGATAAAAGGGCTCTGTTTTACACATACTGAGTCTGTGATACCCATAAGACCTCCGGGCTTAAGGGAAAGACTAGGGATGGATTTCTAGATAGGAgtcatctatatctatagagAGATTTAAATAAATGGGAACTGATGACAAAGCGGAGTTAGGGCCAACCGCTGACATACTTACAGGCTATGTGATCGTGGGCAAATCACTGACCTCTTAAACTCCCTAAGACTACAAAGTGAAGATGAGTTTGCCAATTGCTATTAGTAGAGGGGGCTTCCAAAAACTATGAAATTGTAGAACGGGTAaaaaaccaattatacaaaaaggTAGGCCATTTGTTAAATggtttggaaaaagaaaaataatgcccCAAACACACTTGCACACAAACATGTATGAGAACAGGCAATGAGAACTTGGATTTTTCATTTCCTGGCCACTGAAAGGGTAGGAGTAAGCTTAAATTTGGCCTCACGTACAGACTGTCTCTAATTAACTTTTCTCTTCTCAACtggatttctttccctttcagttTCAAGCTATAGCCATTTTACCATGGATTCGGTTGTAAATTGTCCACCTTGCACTAGAGTGAGACATTTTCAGATTATGTAGTCCCAAGTCCTGTCACACAAGAGCTCACATACCAACCTGTGAGACTCAGTTAAGGTGAGGTTCAGTCCTTCATATGAAGTGGCTCAAACCATAATGTCCTTATTAAGGTTcaaagttcattcattcattcattcattcattcattcagttttagtctttatcttttatcttagaactgatccAAGGCAAAAAGAGTAGTAAAACTTGGGTGATGGGGGTTACATGACGTGCCTGAGGCcacaattgaacccaggacctcctacctctgggcctggttctcaatccactgaatcactcaGCTGACCCCTAGGTTCATGAACAAAGGGGGAATAAAATATGAAGAGTGTGATTTTGGTGCCTCAAGATCTTGCTATTGAAATAACGGGAAGGGCTGGGGGTGCAGGCAATAGTGGTCTCCTAGCTATAAAGCCCAGCTGGAAGCCAAAGGTGACCCTGGCCCTCAGGCCTCACTGAGAGCAGCACAGGGTCAGCAAAGCGACTTCTTCTGCCTCAGAGGACGAGAGGACTCCAGAGGTCGGTGGGGATAGTGGGGGGATCAACAATCCAACTTAAGACCATGCCAGGGGAAAATAGTGCCCTGCATCAAATGAAAACCAGCCAGCAAAGAGCCCTGGGAAGCACTGAATGGGCATGTGAAGGAAGGCTTCTCTTCTTCCTGCTCCACCAGTGCATCTAGTCCTGTCAACAGCTCCCATTTCAGGACCATGGAAGAACATGAGTCCTCTGTGGCCAAGCTGGTATTCCAAGCAGTACTGGGAGAAGGGTGACTGCCCTGAGGGCCTCTGGGACCCAGACTCAGGTCCTTGGCTTGAGGTCCAAGGGAAAAAGAACTCCTGCTCCAGGGTCCTGTTATTCTGTGAGGAAGGATCAAACCAAAGTTTGGAGTtgttcagaagaaaaataacgaATTCACAGGAGAATggtatcattaatttttttatatgggcttaataTGTTGTATTATTAATCACTGcaagttgttaaatttttaattcaCCTGGTCATTTCTCTGGGCAGTTCCCACAGAGGACCACTCTGAAACTATGAACtggtacacatacatatatgtttgtatatatgtatgcatgtagaTATATAGCACGGATCCCCGCGCACAGACGCTACGTGCAGATTATATTAACAGGGTGACACAGTGAATTAAGAAGCCTGAGTCTCACACTCGCAGGACACACAAGTAAGACCCTTGATATAACTCAGACCAATCACATGAAGACTGTATTGAAGGCTTAAAGTGACGACTATAAATACCTGGTCTGAGGCCCATTCCAGCTGCAGTACACACACATTACATGCATCAAGGCTTCTGACGCTCTGTTTGAATTAGGAAACAGACAAGCAAACGTGGGTTAACAACTCAAACCACACAGCATGCAAGGTTACAGTTGGCACGGCGATCCAGGGAGGGCAGGGACAGAGCAGGCTGAGGACGGGTCACCCAAGAGTTCTGCTGGATGGTCCAGAAAATTCTTAGGGCTCTTTCTCCCATCATGCAGTGGGGCTTTTCAGACAccgtctctctttctcctctccctctcttgtcctttccttctccatttccatccctttctttctgtctttccccacctctctctcctccttccccctccttgggggtggaggtgggggtagAAGTTGCCAAATGAAGCTGACCAAACTTGAACTGAGCCCTGCCCCAGCCTGATTCCCCATTTCTGGCCCTACCATTAATGTTCAGACTCAGACCCAGGGATGAGATTAAGGCTTCCAGCCAGAGCACTTTTGAGACTGGTCCTCAAAAAACCTTAGCTTTTAGTGCTAAAGCCCTTGAGTTCAGTTTTCCCTCGCTGGcaataggaagtcagtggaccTGAGAGAGGAGAGACCAAGGCACTGGGTGACTTATGGGTGCTGATTGAGGGCAAAGCATTCCTTTGGGCTTAAGGCTGAGGCTCCAGCTGAAGTTAACCAGCTGCATTCTGCCAACAGATGAAAGAACAAAtgctattttccttcctttttaaaattactattcCATTTGTCCATCCCAAAGGAGATGCTTTAAGGGACTTACCCCAACTTCTCCTCAGCTGTGTCCTTTACCATTTAAGAGAAATGTAACTGTGGGCTATCAGCTATCATTCCCACAGCGAAATCTCCCTGACCTTGAGGGGAAGGTCTTCATAAAAAGACACAATTCAACCACttgaggggagaaagaagggagtcTGGACAAACTCATTTATGTTAAAAAATTCCTACCATGTGGCTAAGAGCTCCAATTTGGCTACTATTTCCCCTTTTGCAGGGCCTATTCTGAAGAATTTTCCATATCCAGCTCCTAAGAAGGCCTCCCCCTCTGCAAAATGCCAATGCTAGGAATGGTCTCTACATACAACTCTGGCCCAAAGCAGCAAGAGGTAAGTAAAGCAAAAATGATTAATGCTTCCACTCCAAAATGGCACAAAGTCACATTTCTGGCTAGTACCCAGGTACAAACTGGAGCAATGTCTAAaattacttcatttaaaaaattgtcctTTAAGAAACAAGTATATACCCCTATTGACCATGGCCATATCGATATGCTGCTAATGTCACAATTAATAGCATTTTGTGGAACATCGGTGATGGTGATGCAGAATTCCAGTTGAGAACTTTGAATTCTATCCTGAAAATGTCTGGCCATACTCAAATCCTAATCAATAGGACTTGGAAAAAGACAGGAGGCAGAATGATTTTTGATGCATATATCGTTGATTTGAATCATCTCTCTTACTGACAATTCTTTTGATTCTGGAAGCATTTTCAGAGAaaacaaggagaaaggaaaggttaTTCCTTCACAATTAGAGAGAGCTACTCTTTCCACTCAGTCCAACTTTCTGTCAAAAAGGGggcaagggagaagggagagaaggaatgaatGCCAGTTTGCATCTCCTCACCAAGAAATGAGGCAAGTGTTTGCAGGATATATTAGTGTTATAAAAGGGGGCCTTTTCCTGAATTACAAGAGCTTCTTTTAGGAAAAACATAAGACATTTAGCAAAGAGATTCACGAGAAAAGAACTCTTCAGTAGATATCACCCATAGCAACACATTTCTTTCTTGGAATGACTGAACCACTCTGGTTTTCCTTCACTATATTAAGAAACAGGAGTGGGCTGTGAGAGCACCTTGCTAGGATTTGGGTGCATACTGCTGAATCTGacaagcagaaccagaaagagGCTGAGATTCTATGGCCTGCCCTTTCCCTTTGGGAAATACAGCCAGCGCTATACCTGCATCCTCAACGGACTTCTGAAGAGCTTCTGCTAGTTCTTGGTCTGCGATCTCCTCTGGTCGAATGTCATCTCTCCCTGAACCGTAGGCTAACCGTGCGCATTCTGGGAGCTCTCCCTCAGGAAGGAAGGTCGTTTGTGTGCCTGTGGTGCCAATCACTAGTACATTTTTCTTGAGGTCGATGGAACACTGAGAAAGATGAAATCAAACCccaaatgaaaagaagtctgcTCCTCAATGCATGGGTAGGAACTGATTTTGATTAAATGCAACAGATTAAATGCCACCAGAAAAGTCCAGCTCTTCAAATGAAGAGATGAACTTGAATGGAAATTaccatttgccaagaaaaacactggcaagaacaaaagaaagccaagtaaattattttggctaaaagggaaaaaaaatcacccttAAAGATTCTGCTTATTAATTCAGAGTTTTTGGGTACTGTGAATTAATAGTAAATGacatgaagataaaaaaaaatgaagaatattacTGCCTAAAAATTAAATAGCATTTCCTGCCTTGTATCTGCTCTGCCTGGAATCTGAGCTGATGGCAAGTGGCCATAGAAAGGGAGAAAACATTATATTCATAAACCATGGGTCTGTATCTATTTATTTTGATGGAAAAGTGAGAGGTAACATGGCCAAGTAGATAAGAGACTCAGCTCTAggaatttgagttcaaatgcgACCTCAAATACATACCAGGTCTATTTAGCTCTGGGCAGTGCCCCCAGAAAGCTCTCAGTCAAGAAGGTGAAGAATAAGTGCTGCTCTGAAATAGTAGAGAAGACTCACCCGAGGAGTGCCCAtgaccagtgaaatcacaggtctataCCAGGCATTTATTCACTTGAGTGAAATTTTATGCCTTGATTGAAGGTATCCCCACATAGACATAAGTCAATTGTGTCCAAGATGCAAAGGCAGCACTCTCAAGTGGACATGTCACTGACTGCTTGCTGGGAGCCCTGCTTTCCAGACTCATTTAAGTTCCTGGAAAGGAGGGACCAATGGCCTCCACACTGATAACCTCACATGCACACAAGAAATTTTCAATAAACACTTGTTGGGTTTCATTAACAAGTCTATATGACTCTCCTATGTTTTACAATGATGACCCACAGCACCGAAGCATCCTTTGTCCCAACATATGTTTTACATAACTACACATAGACAATTCCTTAATCTAAAGGAAAGATTGACTTACTTTTTTACCTATTAAAAGCTAGGAATCAGCGTTCTTATACTCCTAGAACAACCACCTTGCATAAGCTCCCTATAAACAAacaaattccagaattattttagTAAAAATCTACAACTTGAATGGAAAAGGGAGACCACTTTGGCTGAATATCCCATTATGTTCTAAGCAGCCCATCACCTCCGATAGGCTGGGAGGTCTAGAGGGGTCACTGAGAAGCTGACAGCTGAGATGCCCACTCTCAGAAAGAtgcctctcttctccttcccagtGATGCTTTTAATCTTGGCAAGCCAGGAATGGCCACAAGTAGAGAAATCTTGCTGATCTGAGCCCAGCTCTCAGTTTCTCCAGTTCAAATACCCAATCAGGGCCCAGACTCAAATAAACATTACGTATATGGGCAGATGTTGCTGTACCTCCCACCTCCCCCATGTACTATCAGGCCTCAAAAAAAAGGAACAACAGGTGGTACCTGATGTCGCTTGAGCATGTCCAGTCCCAGCAGCATATCCATGGGCTGTTCCTCGAGTATAGAAAAGGAACATGGcaggaaatccccttcaatctgAACTTGAGCTGAATTACAGAGAGAAAAGCAGACACTGCTGAGCTTCATGAAGGTGCAGGATACCCTTTGGAAACTGGACTGTTAGACATAAGGCCCAGCACAGTTTCCTTCAACAGATTCT from Monodelphis domestica isolate mMonDom1 chromosome 4, mMonDom1.pri, whole genome shotgun sequence includes these protein-coding regions:
- the DDI2 gene encoding protein DDI1 homolog 2 isoform X2; the encoded protein is MLLANPHELSLLKERNPPLAEALLSGDLEKFTKVLIEQQQDRARREQERIRLFAADPFDLEAQAKIEEDIRQQNIEENMTIAMEEAPESFGQVVMLYINCKVNGHPVKAFVDSGAQMTIMSQACAERCNIMRLVDRRWAGIAKGVGTQKIIGRVHLAQVQIEGDFLPCSFSILEEQPMDMLLGLDMLKRHQCSIDLKKNVLVIGTTGTQTTFLPEGELPECARLAYGSGRDDIRPEEIADQELAEALQKSVEDAEKSDKETTSLGTSSLPACGGSDSEAHSSGLSSKISHPVSLDCSVSAPASICSYKPSPREITDPSAVRAESQGASDKNERSPPFPDLPAEASSHSTMEDQPAGCLRSATTLWDSSKETIMMDNLKKSPAQESIKAHPDREQKDLPVLATQVPPPQTFLGKKGPRSPCQDPSPETGPQQHTQPANEQPEVEQWTEADSPRLPWITEMRPSLPPTPLKSVGLQAEDQGDEQQKPGPPPPEDTVPSSASFGSSCTETIMEVDVIQQSQQRALCSLAGSQNAGASDLTADNPWVKVEASLHHPSNVALGNPVATIDLQPPENNVEMSETNSESLYLLRETHPSLSLSADEQASTNPAGPTEESCLSVTAALKELHQLLVISCQESPGNLVSEEVVCPQEMAAEARPDRRQIAEKSSLSQHLSTSSRLEQNSQGSSCEVKSVLVKAKRSARGESGISGNLDESLAAAPGAGHKSQEMGRESSSFPGTSVETPGHLNSGGPDVSPEYVATEGGPILPTSQQTEASPSAFIPLGLSQDPHDLVTGMPEIRGNVICPEATRPLHGLEQLDRPLASIPSLLPSHLFPAADVDRILRAGFTLREALGALQRVGGNADLALLILLAKNIIVPT
- the DDI2 gene encoding protein DDI1 homolog 2 isoform X1 yields the protein MLLTVYCVRRDLSEVTFSLQVDADFELHNFRALCELESGIPAAESQIVYAERPLTDNHRSLASYGLKDGDVVILRQKENAESRPSVQFPSLPRIDFSSIAVPGTSGSRPHQQPAQPPRTSPADTASSPQGLDNPALLRDMLLANPHELSLLKERNPPLAEALLSGDLEKFTKVLIEQQQDRARREQERIRLFAADPFDLEAQAKIEEDIRQQNIEENMTIAMEEAPESFGQVVMLYINCKVNGHPVKAFVDSGAQMTIMSQACAERCNIMRLVDRRWAGIAKGVGTQKIIGRVHLAQVQIEGDFLPCSFSILEEQPMDMLLGLDMLKRHQCSIDLKKNVLVIGTTGTQTTFLPEGELPECARLAYGSGRDDIRPEEIADQELAEALQKSVEDAEKSDKETTSLGTSSLPACGGSDSEAHSSGLSSKISHPVSLDCSVSAPASICSYKPSPREITDPSAVRAESQGASDKNERSPPFPDLPAEASSHSTMEDQPAGCLRSATTLWDSSKETIMMDNLKKSPAQESIKAHPDREQKDLPVLATQVPPPQTFLGKKGPRSPCQDPSPETGPQQHTQPANEQPEVEQWTEADSPRLPWITEMRPSLPPTPLKSVGLQAEDQGDEQQKPGPPPPEDTVPSSASFGSSCTETIMEVDVIQQSQQRALCSLAGSQNAGASDLTADNPWVKVEASLHHPSNVALGNPVATIDLQPPENNVEMSETNSESLYLLRETHPSLSLSADEQASTNPAGPTEESCLSVTAALKELHQLLVISCQESPGNLVSEEVVCPQEMAAEARPDRRQIAEKSSLSQHLSTSSRLEQNSQGSSCEVKSVLVKAKRSARGESGISGNLDESLAAAPGAGHKSQEMGRESSSFPGTSVETPGHLNSGGPDVSPEYVATEGGPILPTSQQTEASPSAFIPLGLSQDPHDLVTGMPEIRGNVICPEATRPLHGLEQLDRPLASIPSLLPSHLFPAADVDRILRAGFTLREALGALQRVGGNADLALLILLAKNIIVPT